From a single Syngnathus scovelli strain Florida chromosome 2, RoL_Ssco_1.2, whole genome shotgun sequence genomic region:
- the amigo1 gene encoding amphoterin-induced protein 1 produces the protein MSQPSSRKRQPRNDCLDWALSLVVCMGLLWPPGGASVAPCICASNILSCSKMNLSSVPMSLPLYTAVLDLSYNDIVRLKSEWTTVKLPKLRNLLLSHNGMIFLSSEAFVNVKHLRYLDLSSNSLQHMDEFVFEPLVNLEFLLLYNNKITQIEHSAFITTLNLQKLYLSHNQISRFPVELIREKSRLEKLDLLDVSSNKIKKLPLDEMGALPAWLKNGLYFHNNPLPCHCDLYTLVAHWDLRKLNSVVDFRDDFTCILPGPQKNQVDVFSLSGDSMNCSTFKEAEEEAFLEQTLILGCDTKRRNMLKTWMLPGPSALIPDGNQTAKVLSDGSLRVSPIRLEDSGTYTCLATSEAFNETIYVVLKVHNFTMHGSGDTLNTAYTTLVGCLASVVLVLVYLYLTPCRCFCCPGKAKGRGDDSIRSSVLSVTPTHGGDPSALNRHVVFTDAKEARGQNGKLNPNEDQDDEEAEACALMKGTRKKSVAESISSVFSDTPMMV, from the coding sequence atGTCGCAGCCGTCCAGCAGAAAACGGCAGCCCAGGAACGACTGCTTGGACTGGGCCCTGTCCTTGGTCGTGTGCATGGGCCTGCTGTGGCCTCCAGGGGGGGCATCGGTGGCGCCCTGCATCTGCGCCTCCAACATCCTAAGCTGCTCCAAGATGAACCTGAGCAGCGTACCGATGAGCCTGCCGCTCTACACGGCCGTCCTGGATCTCAGCTATAATGACATTGTGAGGCTGAAGTCGGAGTGGACCACGGTGAAGCTCCCGAAACTCCGCAACCTGCTATTGAGCCACAACGGTATGATCTTCCTGTCTTCGGAAGCCTTTGTGAACGTGAAGCATCTGCGCTATCTGGACCTGTCCTCCAACAGCCTGCAGCATATGGACGAGTTTGTGTTTGAGCCGCTGGTCAACCTGGAGTTTCTCCTGTtgtacaacaacaaaatcacCCAGATTGAGCACTCAGccttcatcaccacactcaaccTCCAGAAGCTCTACCTAAGCCACAACCAAATCTCCAGATTCCCCGTGGAGCTCATCAGGGAGAAGTCTCGTCTGGAGAAGCTCGACCTGCTGGACGTGTCGTCCAACAAGATTAAAAAGCTTCCTCTGGATGAGATGGGGGCGCTGCCTGCCTGGTTAAAAAATGGCCTCTATTTCCACAACAACCCGCTGCCGTGCCACTGTGACCTCTACACGTTGGTCGCCCACTGGGACCTCCGCAAGCTCAACTCCGTGGTGGACTTCAGAGATGACTTCACTTGCATCCTGCCGGGCCCGCAGAAGAATCAAGTGGATGTGTTCAGCTTGAGTGGCGACAGCATGAACTGCAGTACCTttaaggaggcagaagaggaagcCTTTCTGGAGCAGACGCTGATCCTGGGCTGCGACACCAAGCGTAGGAACATGCTCAAGACCTGGATGCTTCCCGGTCCCTCTGCGCTGATTCCCGACGGAAACCAGACGGCCAAAGTCTTGTCGGATGGCAGCCTGCGAGTCAGTCCGATCCGGTTAGAAGACTCTGGAACCTACACCTGCTTGGCCACCAGCGAGGCCTTCAACGAGACCATCTATGTGGTCCTGAAGGTGCACAACTTCACCATGCACGGCAGTGGCGATACCCTCAACACGGCTTACACTACCTTGGTGGGCTGCCTGGCCAGCGTGGTCCTGGTTCTGGTTTACCTCTACCTGACGCCGTGCCGCTGCTTCTGCTGCCCCGGCAAGGCCAAAGGTCGGGGTGACGACAGCATCCGCTCATCCGTGCTGAGCGTGACGCCCACTCACGGAGGCGACCCCTCAGCTCTCAACCGGCATGTGGTCTTCACAGACGCCAAGGAGGCACGGGGCCAGAACGGAAAGCTGAACCCCAACGAGGACCAGGATGACGAAGAGGCGGAGGCTTGTGCGCTGATGAAAGGAACCAGGAAGAAGTCCGTCGCGGAGTCCATCAGCTCCGTTTTCTCGGACACTCCCATGATGGTgtga
- the grm6a gene encoding glutamate receptor, metabotropic 6a produces the protein MSPSVLLLLLDLSVQVWASHQHFHPHSIKIPGDITLGGLFPIHARGPHGLPCGELKKEKGIHRMEAMLYALDQINSDPSLLPNITLGARILDTCSRDTYALEQSLTFVQALIQKDTSDIRCSDGRPPLIRKPERVVAVIGASASSVSIMVANILRLFEIPQVSYASTAPELSDNNRYDFFSRVVPPDSYQAQAMLDIVKALGWNYVSTLASEGNYGESGVDAFVQISREAGGVCIAQSVKIPREPTDGEFDKIVSRLMETSNARGVIIFANEDDIKQVLEAAKRANLTGHFLFVGSDSWGAKSSPVMELEDVAEGAVTILPKRASIDRFDQYFMSRSLENNRRNIWFNEFWEDDFRCKLTRPGVEVDPGKKKCTGQERIGRDSPYEQEGKVQFVIDAVYAVAYALNSMQQQLCGDRPDGGVCSAMDPVEGRSLLSYIRDVNFNGSAGTSVLFNENGDAPGRYDIFQFQMTNHSHPGYHVIGQWTNNLRLNLEEMQWSGGDKSLPDSICSLPCKPGERKKMVNGVPCCWHCELCDGYQYQVDQFTCETCPSDMRPVPNRTACRPTPIIKLEWNSPWALVPASLSMLGILATCTVVITFVRFNDTPIVRASGRELSYVLLTGIFLIYLITFLMIAEPGVVVCAFRRLLLGLGMAITYSAMLTKTNRIYRIFEQGKRSVTPPKFISPTSQLLITFILVSVQVFGVFVWFAVVPPHTIVDYDELRPPNPDLARGILKCDMSDLSIICCLSYSIVLMVTCTVYAVKSRGVPETFNEAKPIGFTMYTTCIVWLAFVPIFFGTAQSTEKMFIQTATLTVSMTLSASVSLGMLYIPKVYVILFQPEQNIQKRKRSFKGVVQAAQVSHKSIKQNQNGKSMFEPDRSQ, from the exons ATGTCACCGtcagtcctcctcctcctcctggatCTTTCGGTCCAGGTGTGGGCCTCCCACCAACATTTCCATCCCCACTCCATCAAAATCCCAGGCGACATCACCCTGGGCGGCCTGTTCCCCATTCACGCCCGCGGACCCCATGGCCTTCCCTGTGGCGAGCTGAAGAAGGAGAAGGGCATCCACCgcatggaggccatgttgtacgcgcTGGACCAGATCAACAGCGACCCCTCGCTGCTGCCCAACATCACGTTGGGCGCGCGCATCCTAGACACATGTTCACGGGACACGTACGCCCTTGAGCAGTCGCTGACCTTTGTGCAGGCCCTCATCCAGAAGGACACATCCGACATCCGCTGCTCTGATGGGCGGCCGCCCCTCATCCGGAAGCCCGAGCGCGTCGTGGCAGTGATCGGGGCCTCTGCAAGCTCTGTGTCCATCATGGTGGCCAACATCTTGCGCCTCTTTGAG ATCCCTCAGGTGAGCTACGCGTCGACTGCTCCTGAACTGAGCGACAACAATCGTTACGACTTCTTCTCCCGAGTGGTTCCACCGGACTCATACCAGGCACAAGCCATGCTGGACATCGTTAAAGCTCTGGGCTGGAACTACGTGTCTACGTTGGCCTCTGAGGGAAACTATGGTGAGAGCGGAGTGGACGCCTTCGTGCAGATCTCAAGAGAGGCTG GTGGCGTATGTATCGCCCAGTCTGTAAAGATTCCCCGTGAGCCGACGGACGGCGAGTTTGACAAGATCGTCAGTCGCTTGATGGAGACCAGcaacgccaggggggtcatcatCTTTGCCAACGAGGACGACATCAA ACAGGTCCTGGAGGCAGCCAAGCGTGCCAACCTGACGGGACACTTCCTGTTTGTGGGGTCCGACAGCTGGGGGGCAAAGAGCTCGCCCGTCATGGAACTGGAGGATGTCGCCGAGGGGGCCGTTACCATCTTGCCCAAACGAGCGTCCATAGACC GCTTTGATCAGTACTTCATGTCTCGCTCTCTGGAGAACAATCGCAGAAACATTTGGTTCAATGAGTTCTGGGAAGACGATTTCCGATGTAAACTCACCCGACCTGGTGTCGAAGTGGACCCTGGCAAGAAGAAATGCACAG GCCAGGAGAGAATCGGCCGGGACTCTCCGTACGAGCAGGAGGGCAAGGTTCAGTTTGTAATTGACGCCGTTTACGCCGTGGCCTACGCCCTGAACAGCATGCAGCAACAGCTCTGTGGCGACCGACCCGACGGTGGCGTTTGCAGCGCCATGGACCCGGTGGAAGGACGCTCCTTGCTGAGCTACATCCGAGACGTCAACTTCAATG GAAGTGCCGGCACCAGCGTCTTATTCAACGAGAATGGAGACGCTCCCGGCCGTTACGACATCTTCCAGTTCCAGATGACCAATCACAGTCACCCTGGCTATCACGTCATTGGTCAATGGACCAACAACCTGCGTCTCAAT tTGGAGGAGATGCAGTGGTCCGGAGGAGATAAGTCACTGCCAGACTCCATTTGCAGTTTACCCTGTAAACCTGGAGAAAGGAAGAAGATGGTCAATGGGGTCCCCTGTTGTTGGCACTGTGAG CTCTGTGACGGCTATCAGTACCAAGTGGACCAGTTCACCTGCGAGACCTGTCCGTCGGACATGCGTCCGGTCCCGAACAGGACCGCTTGTCGTCCGACGCCAATCATTAAACTGGAGTGGAACTCGCCGTGGGCCTTGGTGCCCGCCTCCCTTTCcatgctcggtatcctggcgACCTGCACGGTCGTTATCACCTTCGTCCGATTTAACGACACGCCCATTGTCAGAGCGTCTGGACGGGAGCTCAGCTACGTTTTACTGACAG GGATCTTTTTGATCTACTTGATCACGTTCCTGATGATCGCCGAGCCCGGCGTGGTCGTGTGCGCGTTCCGTCGCCTTCTGCTGGGCCTGGGCATGGCCATCACGTACTCCGCTATGTTGACCAAAACCAACCGCATCTATCGCATCTTCGAACAGGGCAAACGCTCAGTGACGCCGCCCAAGTTCATCAGCCCCACCTCGCAGCTGCTCATCACCTTCATCCTGGTCTCGGTCCAG GTGTTTGGCGTGTTTGTGTGGTTTGCCGTGGTGCCGCCTCACACCATTGTCGACTACGACGAGCTCCGTCCCCCGAACCCTGACTTGGCCAGAGGGATTCTCAAGTGTGACATGTCTGATCTGTCAATCATCTGCTGCCTCAGCTACAGTATCGTGCTCATG GTGACGTGCACTGTGTACGCCGTGAAAAGCCGGGGCGTCCCGGAGACTTTTAACGAGGCAAAACCCATCGGTTTCACCATGTACACCACCTGCATCGTCTGGCTGGCCTTTGTACCCATCTTTTTTGGTACAGCCCAATCCACAGAAAAG ATGTTCATCCAGACGGCGACTTTGACCGTGTCCATGACTCTGAGTGCGTCCGTCTCCCTCGGGATGCTCTACATTCCCAAAGTGTACGTCATCCTCTTTCAGCCTGAGCAGAACATCCAGAAGAGAAAGAGGAGCTTCAAG GGTGTCGTCCAGGCTGCTCAGGTGTCTCACAAATCCATCAAGCAGAATCAGAATGGAAAGAGCATGTTTGAGCCCGACAGATCGCAATAA
- the LOC125988054 gene encoding cyclin-dependent kinase 16 isoform X1, translating to MERMRKIKRQLSLTLGRGGAGGGERTLSDHQDITSHSDSEAGTLRPSSGGVKVRGSSSSVQSLFQSYSRRPRGLGRSLSSYLNHSSRLVEIVHEDVKMSSDGENEPTSSSDDVQSPVRVRLRTKKISTEDINKRLSLPADIRLPDGYLEKCNVIGPALFEQPISRRLRRVSLSEIGFGKLETYIKLDKLGEGTYATVYKGRSKLTDNLVALKEIRLEHEEGAPCTAIREVSLLKDLKHANIVTLHDIIHTQKSLTLVFEYLDKDLKQYLDDCGNVIHMHNVQLFLFQLLRGLAYCHCRKVLHRDLKPQNLLINERGELKLADFGLARAKSIPTKTYSNEVVTLWYRPPDILLGSTDYSTHIDMWGVGCILYEMTTGRPLFPGSTVEEELHFIFKLLGTPTEESWPGISSNEEFVATNYPQYPPENLGDHTPRLSSNGVQLLSKFLQFEGKKRTSAAEAMTHCYFSNLGNRVCRLPDTTSIFSLPEIQLEREAVRSADQVNSLSRRRSLLF from the exons ATGGAGAGGATGaggaagatcaagcggcagttgtCGCTCAccttggggaggggaggggctggGGGAGGAGAGCGCACACTGAGCGACCACCAGGACATTACATCACACAGCGACTCAG AGGCTGGCACGCTTCGTCCCTCATCTGGGGGAGTGAAGGTCAGAGGGTCATCTTCATCAGTCCAGTCTCTTTTCCAGTCGTACAGCCGCCGGCCTCGAGGTCTCGGACGCAGTCTGAGCTCATATTTGAACCACAGCAGCCGGCTGG TAGAGATCGTACATGAGGACGTCAAGATGAGCTCTGACGGAGAAAACGAGCCCACGTCGTCTTCCGATGACGTCCAGAGTCCCGTTCGAGTTCGACTGAGGACCAAGAAGATTTCCACTGAG GACATCAACAAACGTTTGTCATTGCCTGCGGATATCCGTCTTCCAGACGGCTACCTGGAGAAGTGCAATGTGATTGGCCCAGCTCTCTTTGAACAGCCAATTAGCAGGCGGTTGCGTAGAGTCTCTCTG TCAGAGATTGGCTTTGGCAAACTGGAGACGTACATCAAACTAGACAAACTGGGAGAG GGCACCTATGCGACCGTGTACAAAGGCCGTAGTAAACTGACAGACAACTTGGTGGCTTTGAAGGAAATTCGTCTGGAGCATGAAGAAGGAGCTCCGTGTACGGCTATCAGAGAAG TGTCTCTGCTGAAGGACCTGAAGCATGCCAACATTGTGACGCTTCATGACATCATCCACACACAGAAGTCCCTCACACTGGTCTTTGAGTACCTG GACAAAGATTTGAAACAATATCTGGACGACTGCGGCAACGTCATCCATATGCACAACGTCCAA cTTTTCCTCTTTCAGTTACTCCGAGGTTTGGCCTACTGTCACTGTCGGAAAGTTCTCCATCGAGACCTCAAGCCCCAAAACCTACTCATCAACGAGCGAGGAGAACTCAAACTGGCTGACTTTG GTCTGGCCCGGGCCAAGTCGATCCCGACCAAGACGTACTCAAACGAGGTGGTAACCCTTTGGTACCGCCCACCAGACATTCTGCTGGGCAGCACTGACTACTCCACACACATTGACATGTG GGGTGTAGGGTGTATTTTGTACGAGATGACAACAGGTCGGCCGTTGTTTCCTGGTTCCACAGTGGAGGAGGAACTCCACTTCATCTTCAAGTTGCTGG GAACACCAACTGAAGAGAGCTGGCCAGGAATCAGTTCCAACGAAGAATTTGTGGCAACAAATTATCCTCAGTACCCCCCGGAGAACCTCGGCGATCACACGCCCCG GCTCAGCAGCAATGGCGTTCAGCTGCTGTCAAAGTTCTTGCAG tttgaAGGAAAGAAACGGACTTCAGCAGCTGAGGCTATGACTCATTGCTACTTTAGTAACCTTGGAAACAGAGTGTGCAGACTTCCTGACA CGACATCAATCTTTTCTCTGCCGGAGATTCAACTGGAACGAGAAGCAGTAAGATCAGCAGATCAAG TCAACAGTCTGAGCAGGAGACGAAGTCTTCTCTTCTGA
- the LOC125988054 gene encoding cyclin-dependent kinase 16 isoform X2 → MERMRKIKRQLSLTLGRGGAGGGERTLSDHQDITSHSDSEAGTLRPSSGGVKVRGSSSSVQSLFQSYSRRPRGLGRSLSSYLNHSSRLEIVHEDVKMSSDGENEPTSSSDDVQSPVRVRLRTKKISTEDINKRLSLPADIRLPDGYLEKCNVIGPALFEQPISRRLRRVSLSEIGFGKLETYIKLDKLGEGTYATVYKGRSKLTDNLVALKEIRLEHEEGAPCTAIREVSLLKDLKHANIVTLHDIIHTQKSLTLVFEYLDKDLKQYLDDCGNVIHMHNVQLFLFQLLRGLAYCHCRKVLHRDLKPQNLLINERGELKLADFGLARAKSIPTKTYSNEVVTLWYRPPDILLGSTDYSTHIDMWGVGCILYEMTTGRPLFPGSTVEEELHFIFKLLGTPTEESWPGISSNEEFVATNYPQYPPENLGDHTPRLSSNGVQLLSKFLQFEGKKRTSAAEAMTHCYFSNLGNRVCRLPDTTSIFSLPEIQLEREAVRSADQVNSLSRRRSLLF, encoded by the exons ATGGAGAGGATGaggaagatcaagcggcagttgtCGCTCAccttggggaggggaggggctggGGGAGGAGAGCGCACACTGAGCGACCACCAGGACATTACATCACACAGCGACTCAG AGGCTGGCACGCTTCGTCCCTCATCTGGGGGAGTGAAGGTCAGAGGGTCATCTTCATCAGTCCAGTCTCTTTTCCAGTCGTACAGCCGCCGGCCTCGAGGTCTCGGACGCAGTCTGAGCTCATATTTGAACCACAGCAGCCGGCTGG AGATCGTACATGAGGACGTCAAGATGAGCTCTGACGGAGAAAACGAGCCCACGTCGTCTTCCGATGACGTCCAGAGTCCCGTTCGAGTTCGACTGAGGACCAAGAAGATTTCCACTGAG GACATCAACAAACGTTTGTCATTGCCTGCGGATATCCGTCTTCCAGACGGCTACCTGGAGAAGTGCAATGTGATTGGCCCAGCTCTCTTTGAACAGCCAATTAGCAGGCGGTTGCGTAGAGTCTCTCTG TCAGAGATTGGCTTTGGCAAACTGGAGACGTACATCAAACTAGACAAACTGGGAGAG GGCACCTATGCGACCGTGTACAAAGGCCGTAGTAAACTGACAGACAACTTGGTGGCTTTGAAGGAAATTCGTCTGGAGCATGAAGAAGGAGCTCCGTGTACGGCTATCAGAGAAG TGTCTCTGCTGAAGGACCTGAAGCATGCCAACATTGTGACGCTTCATGACATCATCCACACACAGAAGTCCCTCACACTGGTCTTTGAGTACCTG GACAAAGATTTGAAACAATATCTGGACGACTGCGGCAACGTCATCCATATGCACAACGTCCAA cTTTTCCTCTTTCAGTTACTCCGAGGTTTGGCCTACTGTCACTGTCGGAAAGTTCTCCATCGAGACCTCAAGCCCCAAAACCTACTCATCAACGAGCGAGGAGAACTCAAACTGGCTGACTTTG GTCTGGCCCGGGCCAAGTCGATCCCGACCAAGACGTACTCAAACGAGGTGGTAACCCTTTGGTACCGCCCACCAGACATTCTGCTGGGCAGCACTGACTACTCCACACACATTGACATGTG GGGTGTAGGGTGTATTTTGTACGAGATGACAACAGGTCGGCCGTTGTTTCCTGGTTCCACAGTGGAGGAGGAACTCCACTTCATCTTCAAGTTGCTGG GAACACCAACTGAAGAGAGCTGGCCAGGAATCAGTTCCAACGAAGAATTTGTGGCAACAAATTATCCTCAGTACCCCCCGGAGAACCTCGGCGATCACACGCCCCG GCTCAGCAGCAATGGCGTTCAGCTGCTGTCAAAGTTCTTGCAG tttgaAGGAAAGAAACGGACTTCAGCAGCTGAGGCTATGACTCATTGCTACTTTAGTAACCTTGGAAACAGAGTGTGCAGACTTCCTGACA CGACATCAATCTTTTCTCTGCCGGAGATTCAACTGGAACGAGAAGCAGTAAGATCAGCAGATCAAG TCAACAGTCTGAGCAGGAGACGAAGTCTTCTCTTCTGA